The proteins below come from a single Rosa rugosa chromosome 2, drRosRugo1.1, whole genome shotgun sequence genomic window:
- the LOC133731885 gene encoding large ribosomal subunit protein uL24c: MAAMAALQSSMTSLSLSSNSFLGQRLSPLTIYPVPGKLTSKPCLIVVKLKQWERKECKPNSLPILHKMHVKVGDTVKIISGHEKGKTGEITKIFKHNSTVIVKDINLKTKHMKSREEGEPGQIIKVEGAIHSSNVMLYSKEKNVASRVGHKILENGQRVRYLIKTGEIIDNAENWKKLKEEKKKTEVAVSA; encoded by the exons ATGGCAGCCATGGCTGCACTCCAGAGCTCCATGACCtcgctttctctctcctctaacTCCTTCCTGGGCCAACGCCTCTCACCCCTCACTATTTATCCTGTTCCG GGTAAGTTAACATCAAAGCCTTGTCTGATTGTAGTGAAG TTAAAGCAATGGGAGCGGAAGGAATGCAAGCCAAACAGTCTTCCAATTTTACACAAAATGCATGTTAAGGTTGGGGATACAGTGAAAATCATATCTGGACATGAAAAGGGTAAAACTGGAGAGATAACAAAGATCTTTAAGCACAATAGTACTGTGATAGTTAAAGACATAAATTTGAAGACAAAGCATATGAAGAGCAGAGAAGAGGGTGAACCAGGACAGATTATTAag GTAGAAGGAGCTATCCACAGTTCAAATGTGATGCTTTACTCGAAAGAAAAGAACGTAGCAAGTCGTGTGGGTCATAAGATCCTGGAAAATGGACAACGAGTTCGCTACCTCATTAAAACTGGTGAGATAATAGACAATGCAGAGAACTGGAAGAagctgaaagaagaaaaaaagaaaactgaaGTAGCTGTATCTGCGTAA
- the LOC133734728 gene encoding calcium/calmodulin-regulated receptor-like kinase 1: MKGEPVGLIIGVSIGVVIGVLLAISGFFCIRYHRKRMQIGNSSSRRAANLPIRTNGADSCTMLSDSTLGPDSPVKSERTGGSFWLVEGFKRSNVVSMSGIPEYSYKDLQKATYNFTTLIGQGAFGPVYKAQMLTGETVAVKVLATDSKQGEKEFQTEVKLLGRLHHRNLVNLIGYCAEKGQHMLIYVYMSKGSLASHLYDEKNGPLSWDLRVHIALDVARGLEYLHDGAVPPVIHRDIKSNNILLDESMRARVADFGLSREEMVDKHAANIRGTFGYLDPEYISTRNFTKKSDVYSFGVLLFELIAGRNPQQGLMEYVELAAMNTEGKFGWEEIVDSRLNGNFDVQELNEVAALAYKCVSRSPKKRSSMRDIVQVLSRMLKVRHNRKHHAKSLSSTAEEVMIDVNQPETKIQMAEHQRDESMDSTADTYDL, encoded by the exons ATGAAAGGCGAGCCAGTTGGACTGATCATTGGGGTTTCTATAGGGGTAGTGATTGGAGTGCTTTTGGCAATTTCTGGGTTCTTCTGCATTAGGTACCATAGGAAGCGTATGCAAATAGGGAACAGCAGTTCTCGAAGGGCAGCAAATCTTCCTATTCGTACTAATGGTGCCGACTCTTGTACAATGTTGTCAGACTCGACACTTGGTCCAGACTCACCTGTCAAATCTGAACGGACCGGTGGTTCCTTCTGGCTTGTTGAAGGATTTAAGAGGAGTAATGTAGTCTCAATGTCTGGAATACCCGAGTATTCTTACAA GGATCTGCAGAAAGCAACCTATAATTTTACAACATTGATAGGGCAAGGTGCATTTGGTCCTGTGTACAAAGCTCAGATGTTAACGGGTGAGACTGTTGCCGTTAAAGTGCTTGCAACTGATTCTAAGCAAGGGGAGAAAGAGTTTCAGACAGAG GTTAAGTTACTGGGAAGATTGCATCACAGGAACCTCGTGAACTTAATTGGATACTGTGCAGAAAAAGGCCAACATATGCTTATTTATGTCTACATGAGTAAAGGGAGTTTGGCTTCTCATTTGTATG ATGAAAAGAATGGGCCATTGAGCTGGGATTTGAGGGTTCATATAGCTTTAGATGTTGCAAGGGGCTTGGAGTATCTTCATGATGGA GCAGTTCCTCCTGTAATACACCGGGATATCAAATCCAACAATATCCTGTTGGATGAATCCATGAGAGCCAGG GTAGCTGATTTTGGACTTTCAAGAGAAGAGATGGTGGACAAACATGCAGCTAATATTAGGGGAACCTTTGGCTATCTAGATCCGGAGTATATCTCTACTAGAAATTTCACCAAGAAAAGTGATGTTTACAGCTTTGGAGTTTTGCTGTTTGAACTCATAGCTGGAAGAAATCCTCAACAGGGTCTGATGGAATATGTGGAGCTT GCGGCAATGAATACGGAGGGGAAATTTGGGTGGGAGGAAATTGTGGATTCCCGTCTTAATGGGAACTTTGATGTGCAAGAGCTCAACGAAGTGGCAGCTCTTGCATATAAATGTGTCAGCCGCTCCCCAAAAAAGCGGTCTTCCATGAGAGACATTGTACAAGTGCTATCACGAATGCTCAAAGTGAGGCACAATAGAAAGCACCATGCGAAATCGTTGTCATCCACAGCAGAGGAAGTTATGATTGACGTGAACCAACCAGAAACCAAAATTCAAATGGCTGAACATCAAAGAGATGAGTCTATGGACAGCACAGCCGATACATATGATTTGTAG